A stretch of DNA from Deltaproteobacteria bacterium:
AGATGTGTGTGACGTTTCATGGTAGATTATAAATAGACATTAATAATGTATCGGAACATGAGGATTTGTCCATGATGCGGCATCCCGGTATGGAAGCGGACTTTCTGTATCTGGACTATAACGCAACGACACCGGTTGACCCGGCTGTCCGGAAGGCCGTCACGAATTGTCTTGACGAGACATGGGCAAACCCTTCGAGCGGGCATTCCTTCGGCCGAAAGGCCCGCGAGGTGCTCGAGGCCGCCAGGTCCGACTTGGCCGATCTTATTGGGGCCGATGCCGAGGAGATCGTCTTTACGAGCGGCGGGACGGAATCCAACAATACCGTGATCCTCGGGATCGTCCCTAGCCTCTTTCCGGCAAAGGCACACGTAGTCACTACCCAGATCGAGCATCCGTCCGTCCTGAATCCTGCGATCCGCCTCATGGAGCTCGGTTATGAGGTCAGCTTCGTGGGCGTGGACAGGCATGGGATCGTTTCACCCGATGCAGTTGATGCCGCTCTGAGGCCAGAGACGGTCCTGGTCTCGGTGATGCTTGCGAACAACGAGACCGGCGCCATCCAGCCGGTAGGAGAGATCGCGCGCCGCGCCCGGGCCAGGGGTATCCTCGTCCACACGGACGCGGCCCAGGCCGTGGGCAAGATGCCCGTGGATGTCAGGGAACTCGGCGTGGATTACCTCACCGTTGCCGGACACAAACTTTATGCCCCAAAGGGGATCGGCGCACTTTTCATACGGAAAGGGGCCCAGTTTGCTCCATTTTTATACGGTTCAGGCCAGGAGGCGGGCAGAAGGCCCGGAACCGAGCCCGTACCCATGGCCGTTGGGCTTGGGGAGGCGGCCCGGCTTGCCGGAGAGGACCTTGCCGGCGAGGCCGCCAGGCTCGTCCGCCTGAGGGAAAGGCTTTTTGACGGGATCCTTTCCCTGAGACGACCGGTGGTTCGGCACGGCCTGCCCAAGACCACCCTTTCTAACACCTTGTGCATCTCCTTTCCGGGATTGATCGGCGCGAAGATACTCGAAGGGGCCTCACCCCTCATGGCGTCCACGGGGGCGGCCTGTCACGACCGGACAGTGGCCGTATCCCACGTCCTTTCGGCCATGGGAATCGAGCGGGAAGTGGCCCTCGGAACGATCCGGCTCTCCCTCGGCAGGTGGACGCAGGACGCGGATGTGGAGAAGGCAGTGGAGGC
This window harbors:
- a CDS encoding cysteine desulfurase, translated to MEADFLYLDYNATTPVDPAVRKAVTNCLDETWANPSSGHSFGRKAREVLEAARSDLADLIGADAEEIVFTSGGTESNNTVILGIVPSLFPAKAHVVTTQIEHPSVLNPAIRLMELGYEVSFVGVDRHGIVSPDAVDAALRPETVLVSVMLANNETGAIQPVGEIARRARARGILVHTDAAQAVGKMPVDVRELGVDYLTVAGHKLYAPKGIGALFIRKGAQFAPFLYGSGQEAGRRPGTEPVPMAVGLGEAARLAGEDLAGEAARLVRLRERLFDGILSLRRPVVRHGLPKTTLSNTLCISFPGLIGAKILEGASPLMASTGAACHDRTVAVSHVLSAMGIEREVALGTIRLSLGRWTQDADVEKAVEALDRGIRSL